A genomic region of Nostoc sp. UHCC 0702 contains the following coding sequences:
- a CDS encoding phage tail sheath family protein: protein MPVTPTYPGVYVEEIPSGVRTIVGVSTSDTAFIDFFSQGPLNQAVRINNYAEFERVFGGLNTKSPASYAIQQYYLNGGQIAWVVRVASGNPAPATLQLVGGSPSQSTLQVTAASEGTWGNSLQVGIDYQTRDRVKFPDEFNLVVRRVATVGGRQQVVASEVYRNLSVSKTSPRYAQDVVNNNSQLIKLENIGLGEIPSPTAIDVTSAAAIANLSSSAFTSLGSDAALPTASDGSIPTSAELKAGLTALERIDPFVFNILCLPAAANLTNDLDLSTLINDAAKFCEDHRAFLIVDIPESKNTKQKAIQWVQDNNIRHRNAAVYFPRLIIADALNENRPLNVGASGTLAGIYARTDVSRGVWKAPAGIDATIRGANLAVNLNDADNGDLNPLAINALRTFPIYGNVVWGARTLEGADLQASEWKYIPVRRIALYIEESLFRGLKWVVFEPNDEPLWAQIRLNVGAFMQNLFRQGAFQGKSPREAYFVKCDKETTTQNDINLGIVNIVVGFAPLKPAEFVILKLQQIAGQLET from the coding sequence ATGCCCGTTACACCTACCTATCCTGGTGTTTACGTTGAGGAAATACCCAGTGGAGTACGTACAATCGTTGGAGTTAGCACCTCAGATACAGCTTTTATAGATTTCTTTTCCCAAGGCCCCTTGAACCAGGCAGTACGCATTAATAACTATGCTGAATTTGAAAGGGTATTTGGCGGTTTGAATACCAAATCTCCAGCTAGTTATGCCATCCAACAATATTACCTCAACGGCGGACAAATTGCCTGGGTGGTGCGAGTGGCTAGTGGGAATCCCGCACCAGCAACCCTACAATTGGTTGGTGGTTCACCTTCACAATCTACACTCCAGGTGACAGCAGCCAGTGAGGGTACTTGGGGCAATAGCTTGCAAGTAGGTATAGATTATCAAACACGCGATCGCGTCAAGTTTCCCGATGAGTTTAACTTAGTAGTGCGGAGGGTGGCTACAGTTGGAGGACGGCAGCAAGTAGTAGCATCAGAGGTTTATCGCAACCTGAGTGTGAGTAAGACCAGCCCACGGTATGCCCAAGATGTAGTCAATAACAATTCACAATTGATTAAATTGGAAAATATCGGTTTAGGAGAAATCCCCAGCCCTACCGCTATTGATGTTACCAGTGCAGCTGCGATCGCCAACTTGAGTTCTTCAGCATTTACTTCTCTGGGTAGCGATGCAGCACTTCCCACAGCCAGCGATGGCTCTATACCTACAAGTGCAGAACTGAAAGCAGGCTTAACCGCTCTAGAAAGAATTGACCCCTTTGTCTTCAATATTCTCTGCCTACCAGCAGCAGCTAACCTGACCAACGATTTAGATTTATCCACCTTGATCAACGATGCGGCGAAATTTTGTGAAGACCATCGTGCCTTTTTAATTGTAGACATTCCTGAATCCAAAAATACCAAACAAAAAGCAATTCAGTGGGTACAAGACAACAACATCCGTCACCGCAATGCCGCCGTGTATTTTCCTCGGTTAATTATTGCTGATGCCCTTAATGAAAACCGTCCCTTGAACGTGGGGGCTAGCGGCACCTTAGCAGGAATCTACGCCCGTACAGATGTATCTCGCGGAGTGTGGAAAGCTCCTGCTGGGATAGATGCTACCATCCGGGGGGCAAATTTAGCAGTTAATCTGAACGACGCTGATAATGGAGACTTAAATCCTTTAGCTATCAACGCCCTGAGAACTTTCCCCATTTACGGCAACGTAGTTTGGGGCGCACGGACTCTGGAAGGAGCAGATTTGCAAGCCAGCGAATGGAAATATATCCCTGTGCGACGTATAGCGTTGTATATAGAAGAAAGTTTATTTCGTGGTTTGAAGTGGGTAGTATTTGAGCCAAATGACGAACCTTTATGGGCACAGATTCGCCTGAATGTCGGGGCGTTTATGCAAAACCTGTTTCGTCAAGGAGCATTCCAGGGCAAATCGCCCCGCGAAGCTTACTTTGTCAAGTGTGACAAAGAAACCACTACCCAAAATGACATCAATCTGGGAATTGTCAATATAGTTGTTGGCTTTGCCCCACTCAAACCAGCCGAATTTGTGATTCTCAAGCTGCAACAAATAGCCGGTCAACTAGAAACTTAA
- a CDS encoding phage tail protein: MAQFSVNALRFDPYKNFKFRVKWDGRYVAGISKVSALKRMTEVVKHREGGDPSSSRKSPGRTEYEAVTLERGVTHDTEFEKWANKVWNYGSGLGAEVSLQDFRKDIILEVYNEAGQLAIAYKLFRCWVSEYQALPDLDANANAVAIQHIKLENEGWERDYEVTEPSEPTFTEPV, from the coding sequence ATGGCTCAATTTAGTGTCAACGCCTTACGCTTCGACCCATACAAAAACTTTAAGTTTCGTGTCAAGTGGGATGGTCGCTACGTGGCAGGAATCAGTAAAGTTAGTGCCCTCAAACGCATGACAGAAGTAGTCAAACACCGAGAAGGAGGCGACCCCAGCAGTTCCCGCAAATCTCCCGGACGCACAGAGTATGAGGCTGTCACCTTAGAACGAGGCGTCACCCACGATACCGAATTTGAGAAGTGGGCAAACAAAGTTTGGAACTATGGTTCTGGACTAGGTGCAGAAGTGTCCCTGCAAGACTTTCGCAAAGACATCATCTTAGAAGTTTATAACGAAGCCGGACAATTAGCGATCGCTTACAAACTTTTCCGTTGCTGGGTATCTGAATATCAGGCACTTCCCGACTTAGACGCCAACGCCAACGCCGTCGCCATCCAACATATCAAGTTGGAAAACGAAGGTTGGGAACGCGACTATGAAGTCACAGAACCGAGTGAGCCAACCTTTACGGAGCCTGTTTAG
- a CDS encoding phage baseplate protein yields MTGLLAADILHIWEVGITRHPVDQALLILAIAFPQRSPQQLAWLSVGQRDELLMAVRQQTFGYQLNSVAHCPACKRQLEFCLDLRQFLSQTAQPPWQEVQQLHLEEWQLQFRLCNSLDLAAIAHCQDVSTARNLLLQRCIIKASYQEVEVGVDNLPDMIINALANRMTECNSCSDIQLNLTCPDCGHDFAIIFDILAFFWIEIAAQAKRLLREVDALARVYGWSEADILAMSATRRQLYLEMATS; encoded by the coding sequence ATGACTGGTTTATTAGCAGCAGACATCCTCCATATCTGGGAAGTGGGAATCACTAGACATCCTGTAGACCAAGCTTTGCTGATTTTAGCGATCGCTTTTCCCCAACGTTCGCCCCAGCAATTAGCTTGGCTGAGTGTTGGTCAGCGGGATGAATTGCTGATGGCAGTGCGACAACAGACTTTTGGCTACCAACTCAATAGTGTAGCCCATTGTCCAGCCTGCAAGCGTCAGCTGGAGTTTTGTCTGGATCTGAGGCAGTTTCTATCCCAAACAGCACAGCCACCTTGGCAGGAAGTCCAGCAACTGCACTTAGAAGAATGGCAATTGCAGTTTCGTTTGTGTAATAGTCTGGATTTGGCAGCGATCGCTCATTGCCAAGATGTCAGTACTGCTAGAAATTTGCTGCTGCAACGTTGCATTATCAAAGCTAGTTACCAGGAAGTTGAGGTAGGAGTGGATAATCTTCCAGATATGATTATTAACGCTTTGGCAAATCGGATGACCGAGTGTAACTCCTGTAGTGATATTCAACTCAATCTCACCTGTCCTGATTGCGGACATGATTTCGCCATTATTTTCGACATCTTAGCATTTTTCTGGATAGAAATTGCTGCCCAAGCCAAACGCTTGTTGCGAGAAGTTGATGCCTTAGCACGGGTGTATGGCTGGTCAGAGGCAGATATCCTAGCCATGAGTGCCACACGACGGCAACTGTATTTGGAGATGGCAACCTCATGA
- a CDS encoding DUF4255 domain-containing protein: MSNALAIAATTAVLKNVLTAAVVRANLSILGDPNVSTVAPDRVPMGELETSRLNIFMYHATPNTGLRNVGLPAYDSQGRRISNPPLAIDLHYLLSAYGKPDFAPDILLGVGMQILFEIPVLTRDAIRRVFTPPINGSLSPELQKLATSGIAEQVEAIKITPHTLNSEEIFKLWSAFQIAYRPTAAYQVSVILIESRQSVTEALPVRQPKVYVLPFRQPTIEEVIPQILTYAANAKITLQGRNLLAENTIIRFGAGGEQAPDAENYTDTQLQVNLPSSLQAGVNTVQVIQQLNIGEPTLHEGFASNVAAFSLRPTLQKTVTPGGEVYDITVTQNAIIVKLNPLVGKAQQVVLLLNEFNPPTNRAALAYNFKASFRDLPDQPATTDTINITIQGVQPGNYLLRVRVDGAESLLDLDANNRPIAPQVSII; this comes from the coding sequence ATGAGTAATGCTCTGGCGATCGCAGCCACAACAGCGGTGTTAAAAAACGTACTTACTGCTGCTGTAGTGCGGGCTAACCTATCTATTTTAGGAGACCCAAATGTCAGTACTGTAGCACCAGACCGGGTTCCTATGGGTGAACTGGAAACCAGCCGTTTGAATATTTTTATGTATCATGCTACACCTAACACTGGATTGCGGAATGTCGGACTACCCGCCTACGACAGCCAAGGCAGACGCATCAGCAACCCTCCACTAGCCATTGACCTGCACTATTTACTCAGTGCCTACGGCAAACCAGATTTTGCTCCTGATATCCTGCTGGGAGTGGGGATGCAAATTCTATTTGAAATCCCAGTTTTAACCCGCGATGCCATCCGGCGAGTCTTTACCCCACCGATAAACGGATCTCTGTCACCAGAACTGCAAAAGCTGGCTACCTCCGGAATTGCCGAGCAGGTGGAAGCAATAAAAATTACTCCCCATACCCTCAATAGTGAGGAAATCTTCAAACTTTGGTCAGCGTTTCAAATTGCTTATCGACCAACAGCCGCCTATCAGGTATCAGTAATTTTAATTGAGTCGCGCCAAAGTGTGACTGAAGCGCTACCAGTGCGGCAACCCAAGGTTTACGTGTTGCCGTTCCGACAACCGACAATTGAGGAAGTGATACCGCAAATTCTCACTTATGCTGCCAATGCTAAAATTACACTGCAAGGACGCAATTTGCTGGCAGAAAATACCATTATCCGCTTTGGTGCGGGGGGCGAACAAGCGCCTGATGCCGAAAATTATACAGATACTCAACTACAGGTGAATTTACCCAGCAGCCTGCAAGCGGGAGTCAATACCGTACAGGTGATCCAGCAATTGAACATTGGCGAACCAACTCTACACGAGGGTTTTGCATCAAATGTGGCAGCTTTTAGCCTGCGGCCGACTTTGCAAAAAACTGTGACTCCTGGAGGTGAAGTATACGATATTACAGTTACTCAAAATGCAATTATTGTGAAACTTAACCCACTTGTAGGCAAAGCCCAGCAAGTTGTGCTGCTGCTAAATGAATTTAATCCCCCCACAAACAGAGCAGCCTTAGCTTATAATTTCAAAGCTTCCTTTCGGGATTTACCAGACCAGCCTGCAACAACTGATACTATTAATATTACTATACAAGGAGTACAGCCGGGCAACTATCTCCTACGAGTCCGCGTAGATGGTGCAGAAAGTTTGCTAGATCTGGATGCTAACAATCGTCCCATAGCTCCCCAAGTGAGTATTATATGA
- a CDS encoding ATP-binding protein: MNTSALQDWQVANQRYLMAAVTVVRRRLENHIATEADTAGAERLTVAQESMDSAASQLPGPSALEMVCAAFDLSPFERDVLLLCAGMELAAVFARLCADAQGEINRPYPTWSLALDVFPNNHWSALTPDAPLQYWRLIEVGNGIAFTTSPLRIDQRLLNYLVGVQHLDERLRGMVEPLPSVGELLPSQQEIVAQVSKLWSTIHKTSPPIIQLCGSDKTSKSAIALAACQSFNLNLNILSADLLPLNISELDTPIRLWEREALLSASVLYLDCHNCDRTDALRDRIVNYLISRFQGLLLISSRERRPNLHRPTVTFEVTNPDISEQQLLWHHALGATATQLNGQLGTLISQFNLNAGTIHAVCAEVLGNCQGEQPAELSTALWNACRTQARPQMDDLAQRITTTATWDDLILPEAQHQILRNIAAHVRQRNTVYETWGFRSKSNRGLGISALFAGDSGTGKTLAAEVLARELQLDLYRIDLSQVVSKYIGETEKNLRLVFDAAENGGVVLLFDEADALFGKRSEVKDSHDRFANIEVSYLLQRMEAYRGLAILTTNLKNALDTAFLRRIRFIVQFPFPDITQRTEIWRRIFPAHTPTAGLDIHQLARLNMSGGNIRNIALNAAFLAADANEPVGMKHLLYAARSEYTKLEKSLTDAEVGGWV, encoded by the coding sequence ATGAACACCAGCGCCCTCCAAGATTGGCAGGTGGCTAACCAGCGTTACCTGATGGCAGCAGTGACGGTGGTACGTCGTCGGCTGGAGAATCATATCGCCACAGAAGCTGACACAGCAGGCGCAGAAAGATTAACTGTCGCCCAGGAGTCAATGGACTCAGCAGCTAGTCAGCTTCCCGGCCCTTCTGCCCTAGAAATGGTCTGCGCTGCCTTTGATTTGTCACCCTTTGAGCGGGATGTGCTGTTACTATGTGCGGGAATGGAACTAGCAGCGGTATTTGCCCGTTTGTGTGCAGATGCCCAAGGAGAAATTAACCGCCCCTACCCGACTTGGAGTTTAGCACTGGATGTTTTTCCTAACAACCACTGGAGCGCCCTGACACCAGATGCACCTTTGCAGTATTGGCGACTGATTGAGGTGGGCAATGGCATTGCCTTTACCACCAGTCCCCTGCGAATTGATCAGCGTCTGCTCAACTATTTAGTGGGGGTGCAACATTTAGATGAACGATTACGGGGAATGGTGGAACCGTTGCCCAGTGTGGGGGAATTATTGCCTTCTCAGCAAGAGATAGTGGCGCAAGTGAGCAAACTTTGGTCTACCATCCACAAGACAAGTCCGCCAATTATTCAACTTTGCGGCAGTGACAAGACTAGCAAAAGTGCGATCGCACTAGCAGCTTGTCAGTCCTTTAACTTGAACCTCAATATCCTGTCAGCTGACTTACTGCCTTTGAACATCAGCGAACTTGATACGCCGATTCGGCTTTGGGAACGGGAAGCCCTCTTAAGTGCCAGCGTACTGTATCTCGATTGCCATAACTGCGATCGCACTGATGCATTGCGCGATCGCATTGTCAACTATCTGATTTCCCGCTTTCAAGGACTGCTATTAATTAGCAGCCGAGAACGACGGCCGAATCTGCATCGTCCCACTGTCACCTTTGAAGTTACAAACCCAGATATCAGCGAACAGCAACTCCTTTGGCATCATGCCTTGGGAGCAACTGCCACACAGCTAAATGGACAGTTAGGCACGCTGATTTCTCAGTTTAACCTCAACGCTGGTACAATTCATGCTGTATGTGCGGAAGTATTGGGCAATTGTCAGGGCGAACAACCAGCAGAACTCAGCACTGCCCTATGGAATGCTTGCCGGACACAGGCGCGTCCCCAAATGGACGACTTAGCCCAACGTATCACAACTACTGCCACTTGGGATGATTTGATTCTCCCAGAAGCCCAACACCAAATTTTGCGAAATATAGCTGCCCATGTGCGCCAGCGAAACACAGTCTATGAAACTTGGGGCTTTAGAAGCAAAAGCAATCGTGGTTTAGGAATCAGCGCTTTATTCGCTGGCGACAGCGGTACAGGTAAAACTTTAGCAGCAGAGGTACTGGCGCGGGAGTTGCAGCTGGATTTGTACCGCATAGATTTAAGTCAGGTAGTGAGCAAGTATATCGGGGAAACAGAGAAAAACCTGCGCCTGGTGTTTGATGCAGCGGAAAATGGAGGAGTGGTATTGTTGTTTGATGAAGCAGATGCTTTATTTGGTAAGCGTAGTGAAGTCAAAGACTCCCACGATCGCTTTGCCAACATTGAAGTGAGTTATTTGTTACAACGTATGGAAGCATACCGGGGGTTAGCGATATTAACCACCAACTTGAAAAATGCTTTGGATACAGCCTTTTTACGGCGGATTCGGTTTATCGTCCAGTTTCCCTTTCCAGATATCACCCAGCGAACAGAAATTTGGCGACGGATATTTCCTGCTCATACTCCCACAGCCGGACTCGATATTCATCAACTAGCTCGGTTAAATATGAGTGGCGGTAATATTCGCAACATCGCCTTAAACGCAGCCTTTTTGGCAGCCGATGCTAATGAGCCAGTGGGGATGAAACATTTGCTCTATGCTGCTCGTAGCGAATATACCAAACTGGAGAAATCCCTCACCGATGCGGAAGTAGGAGGTTGGGTATGA
- a CDS encoding DUF4157 domain-containing protein: MNTRLLVEPQSKFTSSLSLTSVRPGILQRQCACGECNKCSQKPQSLQRHALDEQQPDRVPSIVNEVLRSPGQPLDPASKSFMETRFGHDFSRVRIHSDAKAAESAQAVNAAAYTVNHHLVFGQGQYAPSSSSGRKLIAHELVHVLQQGGHQKTSTSNSVRMSDANQLQEQQADTASDRITAAPHPQNSLTSGSAAVLQRQPSPTAQLNLQIDEKGKVDLTVAGPDVPVVGNPTIGIRRNADGSYDILVGGKGKTVAASEIPQMLKSMIGSGQAGGRKPNQEFRVPTCSQLRAASGTRFMTFAEYRLSQMLSPNLLPMTPALYNALVENCLPKPIEIPATPPQQLQDAPQRILPEGIEMA, translated from the coding sequence ATGAACACAAGACTACTGGTAGAACCTCAATCTAAATTTACCTCGTCCCTTTCCTTGACCTCCGTGCGTCCAGGCATACTTCAACGCCAATGTGCCTGCGGCGAGTGTAACAAATGCAGCCAAAAACCACAGTCCCTACAACGCCACGCCCTAGATGAACAACAACCAGACCGAGTGCCATCAATAGTAAATGAAGTTTTGCGATCGCCTGGTCAACCCCTAGATCCTGCCAGCAAAAGCTTTATGGAGACACGCTTCGGACATGACTTTAGCCGCGTCCGCATCCACAGCGATGCTAAAGCCGCAGAATCAGCGCAGGCAGTCAACGCAGCAGCTTACACAGTCAATCATCATCTAGTCTTTGGTCAAGGGCAGTATGCCCCCAGCAGCAGCAGCGGACGCAAACTCATAGCTCACGAACTGGTACATGTGCTGCAACAAGGTGGACATCAAAAGACATCAACAAGCAACAGCGTTAGAATGAGTGACGCCAACCAGCTTCAGGAACAGCAAGCAGATACAGCAAGCGATCGCATCACAGCCGCACCCCACCCGCAAAATTCTTTGACTTCGGGTAGTGCCGCCGTCCTCCAGCGTCAGCCCAGCCCCACCGCACAACTGAATCTGCAAATTGATGAAAAAGGCAAAGTAGATTTGACTGTAGCCGGGCCAGATGTGCCTGTGGTAGGCAATCCCACCATTGGCATCCGGCGCAATGCCGATGGTAGCTACGACATCCTCGTAGGCGGTAAAGGTAAAACCGTAGCTGCCAGCGAAATTCCCCAAATGCTCAAAAGTATGATTGGTAGCGGACAAGCAGGAGGTCGCAAACCTAACCAAGAGTTCCGTGTTCCTACTTGCAGTCAATTGCGGGCAGCAAGCGGTACTCGTTTCATGACCTTTGCTGAATATCGCCTTAGCCAAATGCTCAGCCCAAACCTGCTACCCATGACCCCAGCCCTCTACAACGCCTTAGTAGAAAACTGCCTTCCCAAACCTATAGAAATTCCTGCCACTCCTCCCCAGCAATTGCAAGACGCACCCCAACGCATCCTTCCTGAAGGAATTGAAATGGCTTGA